The sequence below is a genomic window from Desulfobacterales bacterium.
GTTGCTGTGTATAAAGCGCCCATTGCCCTTGCAGCATTTTCAGGAAATTGATAAACAGGGATTCCATGTTTCTGTAAATATTTAACTCCAGCAGAAACATCAAAAATTCCCATGAAACTGCACGCAATAGGCTTCGGAAATCTTTTTGCTATTTTAACAATAGATTCAGCTGTTCCTATAACATCTGTCATTGATTGGGGAGTAAGAATAACTATAGTTCCATCAACATTTTCATCTTTCATTACAGCTTCAAGAGCATTCTCATACCTCTCTGGAGCAGCATCGCCTATTACGTCAATAGGATTATTAATATTTGCGGCAGGCGGAAGATGACTTTTAAGTTCTTCTATAGTCTCAGGTTGCAATTTTGCCAATTTAAGACCCGATCTTTCGGTCATATCAGTTGCAACAATACCAGGACCTCCGGCATTAGTAACTATAGCAACATTATTGCTTCTTGGTATTTTTTTCTGCGCAAATGCTATAGAAAAATCAAAAAGCGAATTAACAGAGTCAACTCGCATTATACCCGCTTCTTGAAAGATAGCGTCATATACAGCGTCTGAGCCCGCTAAAGAGCCAGTATGGGATGCGGCAGCTTGAGCGCCAGCGGCAGTTCTTCCAGATTTTATAACAAGAACAGGAGTAGGTCTATCTCCAGATGAGATAATCTTTACTTCTTCAATAAATAATTTTGCATCCATTTTAAGCTCTTCCATATATATCATAATAACATCTGTATTTGGATCCTTATGGTAATATCGAAGCAAATCAAGCTCATTAACATCAGCTTTATTGCCTATAGATATAAATTTTGAAAAGCCAAATCCTCTGTCTGCGGCAAAATCTAAAACGGCTGTACAAAGAGCACCACTTTGGGAAATAAAAGAGATATTTCCATATTCTGGCATGTGCGTTGAAAAACTTGCATTAAGCCTAACATTAGGATTAGGGTTTATAACTCCAAGACAGTTAGGACCGACTAATCTAATATCATTTTCTTTACAAATATCCGCTATTTTCTTCTCGATTATAGCTCCTTCACCTCCGACTTCTTTAAAGCCCGCAGAAATTATAACAATACCTTTAACTCCTTTTTTTATACATTCTTCAACAGAGGTTAAGGCTATTTTTGGAGGAAGAGCTATCATAGCAAGGTCTATCTCATCATCAATATCAAGGATAGAAGCATGACTCTTTATGCAAAGGATAGGTATCTTTTTTACATTTACAGGATACAAAGTCCCAGTGTATCCGCCCTTAATTATATTTTCAAGAATATCATGCCCTACTTTTCCGGGCTGACCCGATGCTCCTAATACAGCAACCGATTTTGGCGCAAAAATTGCGTCAAGTCCTTTCATGTTTATTCTCCTTTTATTTTTAATATTTTTGAGTATATTATTTTTTTCGAAACATTAAATTTTTCAGAAATAAATTTTACAGTATCTTTAGAGGATGATTTTTTAAGGCTTTTTTTTATTTCAGCGTCTAAAGAACAATCTTCAACTATATTATCCTTATCCTCCTTTCCTTTGATAATAAGAGTAATTTCTCCTTTTATTTTTTCTCGATTCTTTAAAATAGAAATATTTTCAGAAAGCCTTCCCCTTAAAAATTCTTCATGAATTTTAGTTAATTCCCTTGCAATAACTGAATATCTATCACCTATTATATCCAGCAGCTCTTCCATGAAAGTTAAAATGCGTTTTGGGGACTCATAAAAAACCATAGTTTGAGTATAATTTGCAAGCTCTTTTAAAATTTTTCTACGTTTTTTTATTTTTTTAGTTAAAAAACCTATAAATATAAAGGAATCTGTAGGCATTCCTGAAGCACTTAATGCAGCTATTAAGGCAGATGCGCCAGGGATAGGCTCAATCTTTATTTCATTTTTTGCGGCTTCTGATACGAGCCTATAGCCCGGATCAGAAAATAAAGGAGTTCCAGCGTCCGAAACAAGCGCAACAGAAAATCCTTGTTTTAATTTATCGATTATCTTAGGTGTTTTTAAAAATTCATTATGCTCATGAAAAGACATAAGGGGAACATTAATCTTATAATGGGCAAATAGTTTTTTTGTGTGCCTTGTATCTTCAGCAGCTACTAAATCAACGGAATTAAGGGTGTTTATAGCCCTTATAGTAATATCTTCCATATTGCCAATTGGAGTTGCTACAATATAGAGGATTCCACTTTTAAGTATATTTTTGGAATTATTGGGAAAATGTTTCGAATGCATTTTTTATTATTTCGATTTGATGTTCGTTTGTATCAGAAATAGAAATGGAAACTACATCAAACCTTGCTTTTTGATTGTTTTGACCTGATTTCTTAAGATAATCCATTGCAGTCATTGAAATTTTTCGTTGTTTTCCATAATTTACAGAATCTTTTGGACATCCAAAAGATTTTGTTTTTCTTAGTTTGACTTCAATAAAGCATATATAATTATTATCTTTTGCAATGATATCAATTTCTCCGAATCGTGTTCTATAATTTTTTTCAATTATGGAATATCCTTGAGACAATAAAAATTTTTCAGCTATTGATTCGCCTTGTTGTCCTAATTTTTGTTTGTAAGTTGCTTGTTTCATATATTAAATTTTCTTCTGCTTTAAAGCTGAATTCCTAATTCTTTTAATTTTGCTTCAAGCATTTCAGCCCTCGCTTTTTCT
It includes:
- the rsmI gene encoding 16S rRNA (cytidine(1402)-2'-O)-methyltransferase, which codes for MHSKHFPNNSKNILKSGILYIVATPIGNMEDITIRAINTLNSVDLVAAEDTRHTKKLFAHYKINVPLMSFHEHNEFLKTPKIIDKLKQGFSVALVSDAGTPLFSDPGYRLVSEAAKNEIKIEPIPGASALIAALSASGMPTDSFIFIGFLTKKIKKRRKILKELANYTQTMVFYESPKRILTFMEELLDIIGDRYSVIARELTKIHEEFLRGRLSENISILKNREKIKGEITLIIKGKEDKDNIVEDCSLDAEIKKSLKKSSSKDTVKFISEKFNVSKKIIYSKILKIKGE
- a CDS encoding acetate--CoA ligase family protein, producing the protein MKGLDAIFAPKSVAVLGASGQPGKVGHDILENIIKGGYTGTLYPVNVKKIPILCIKSHASILDIDDEIDLAMIALPPKIALTSVEECIKKGVKGIVIISAGFKEVGGEGAIIEKKIADICKENDIRLVGPNCLGVINPNPNVRLNASFSTHMPEYGNISFISQSGALCTAVLDFAADRGFGFSKFISIGNKADVNELDLLRYYHKDPNTDVIMIYMEELKMDAKLFIEEVKIISSGDRPTPVLVIKSGRTAAGAQAAASHTGSLAGSDAVYDAIFQEAGIMRVDSVNSLFDFSIAFAQKKIPRSNNVAIVTNAGGPGIVATDMTERSGLKLAKLQPETIEELKSHLPPAANINNPIDVIGDAAPERYENALEAVMKDENVDGTIVILTPQSMTDVIGTAESIVKIAKRFPKPIACSFMGIFDVSAGVKYLQKHGIPVYQFPENAARAMGALYTATKWLTRQKLAQFELTHDVEKAKEIIRTCLSEGRRHLGELYGTEILKCYGFKVLPTILAKNENEAAEIAEKIGYPVVLKIMSAQILHKSDAGGVKVGLRNADEVKFSFKEIIQNAKNYNPDARIDGVLVLKMAIPGEEVILGMKRYPNFGPLIMFGIGGVFVEIFKDVIFRVAPIGRNNARRMIKGIKGYALLSGFRGKPKADTDAIEKLLVSLSHMVVNHPEIMELDINPLLVHEEGDGATVADVRIILEKPKE
- a CDS encoding YraN family protein; this encodes MKQATYKQKLGQQGESIAEKFLLSQGYSIIEKNYRTRFGEIDIIAKDNNYICFIEVKLRKTKSFGCPKDSVNYGKQRKISMTAMDYLKKSGQNNQKARFDVVSISISDTNEHQIEIIKNAFETFSQ